The genomic segment GATTAGGGGAAATTATCTGTTTCTTTACTTTTGGTCCAATGGCGATCGCATCTGCCTATTATAGTCAAAATCAGTCATTTTCCTTTAATTCTATAATTGCATCAACCATTATCGGTATTTCTACCTCAATTATTCTGTTTTGCTCCCATTTTCACCAAGTACAAGATGATACTAATGCGGGAAAAAAATCCCCCATCGTGCGTCTAGGCACAAAAACAGGGGCAAATGTGTTGATAATTTCTGTTTTTCTTGTTTATATACTTAGTACAATTTTTGTATTAACAGGGCAACTACCCCAACAATGTTTATTAGTGTGGTTTAGTTTTCCCGTTGCCTATCAATTAATAAACCATGTTAATAAATATCACGCCCAACCAGAAAAAATTAAAAATAGTAAATTTATTGCCGTCAATTTTCATTTTATTAGCGGTTTATTACTATGTTTAGGATTATGTTTTGTTTAAAAAATTATCACACCATATAATTAATTAAAAAGTGGGGAAATTAGGAAAATATTATTATGTAAAAATAAACAAAAATTCCTCGTTATAATCCTTAATTTAACGGGTGAATTTCAATCCTAATTCCCCTTGATAACTATTTCAACATCAAA from the Cyanobacterium stanieri LEGE 03274 genome contains:
- the menA gene encoding 2-carboxy-1,4-naphthoquinone phytyltransferase; translated protein: MTITNPITPPKADTKQKLWLAAIKPPMYTVAVIPISFGTALAYFSTGTVNFSIYITFLLSAIAIIAWLNLTNDVFDADTGIDVNKHHSVVNLTGNKALVFWIANIILILGLGGIFLINWWQQDWTVLWLILVSCFLGYTYQGPPFRLGYQGLGEIICFFTFGPMAIASAYYSQNQSFSFNSIIASTIIGISTSIILFCSHFHQVQDDTNAGKKSPIVRLGTKTGANVLIISVFLVYILSTIFVLTGQLPQQCLLVWFSFPVAYQLINHVNKYHAQPEKIKNSKFIAVNFHFISGLLLCLGLCFV